A window of Pectinophora gossypiella chromosome 12, ilPecGoss1.1, whole genome shotgun sequence contains these coding sequences:
- the LOC126371304 gene encoding uncharacterized protein LOC126371304 has protein sequence MSSGSTRQTFTEHEKVCLQELVLKYKLNSAATIGAGNANVKKMAWVRLTQEFNSIETNSKRTEAQLKKCWDNLKTRRKQFLAQEKRERMRTGGGLYAASTSQGSQEAIDAALLDATNIELQGVFDSDSDMVLDHNMLAPVPDLPAPAAPAAPANTSPGEGPSQIQKAIPVEVDIEIMDNQYRPSAGSRLSDYEPPSLIQESVPVAQVELPRRPSTGLREHDYGAPSQTQASKNIRAHVINQEFTLRKDRYQVIVDREEELHKLRIAEREWLVKAAEETYHKARLEKESAQELLLCSRAKRELAELHLSRERKK, from the exons ATGTCGAGCGGATCAACAAGACAAACTTTCACTGAACACGAAAaagtgtgtctgcaggaattagttttgaaatataaattaaattctgcTGCAACTATTGGGGCTGgaaatgcaaatgtaaaaaaaatggcttGGGTACGCCTTACACAAGAATTTAACTCCATTGAGACcaatagtaaa CGAACAGaggcacaattaaaaaaatgttgggacaatttaaaaaccagaagaaaacaatttctagcacaagaaaaaag ggaACGCATGAGGACCGGAGGTGGGTTGTATGCAGCTAGTACCTCTCAAGGCTCCCAGGAGGCTATTGATGCTGCTCTTTTGGATGCCACAAATATAGAGCTACAAGGCGTGTTTGATAGTGATAGTG ATATGGTGTTGGACCACAACATGTTAGCCCCAGTACCCGATCTCCCTGCACCTGCAGCCCCTGCAGCACCCGCTAATACCTCACCTGGCGAAGGACCATCCCAAATACAAA AAGCTATTCCTGTGGAAGTTGATATTGAAATAATGGATAATCAATATCGTCCATCAGCCGGGTCTCGTCTCTCCGATTATGAGCCACCTTCTCTAATTCAAG agtCTGTTCCTGTGGCACAAGTAGAGCTACCTCGTCGACCATCAACTGGATTGAGAGAACATGATTATGGAGCACCTTCTCAAACTCAAG CTTCAAAGAACATTCGGGCTCATGTAATTAATCAGGAGTTCACCTTGCGAAAGGATAGATATCAGGTGATAGTGGACAGGGAGGAGGAGCTACACAAATTGAGGATAGCAGAGCGGGAGTGGCTCGTAAAGGCAGCTGAGGAGACATATCATAAAGCTCGCCTTGAAAAGGAAAGTGCGCAGGAGTTGCTGCTATGCAGCCGGGCTAAGCGAGAGCTAGCAGAGCTGCATCTTTCTagggaaagaaagaaataa
- the LOC126371296 gene encoding putative nuclease HARBI1 → MSDSDLYSDFEEFMDYVYDNPYDYPARKYIRDAQNPLECYDEEQFQKRFRFRKDTVVHMILPLIGLQSNVTNKGLPLPPILQLLIALRFYATGNFQIVCGDLHKISQPVVSKIVAKLSKILAMKVVEFIKFPGAHERANVKRAFYQRAQFPGVIGCIDCTHVPIKNPSRENGELFRNRKGEFSINVQLICGPQMLIYDIVARWPGSAHDSRIFSNSRCSMRFEEGDLVGAGILLGDSGYAQSSYTYTPVLNPQTPDQERYNRSHISTRNIIERLNGVLKRRFACLSRKLQNKIKNVPNIIVACAVLHNISVNTNQEMPEPLRSRIDPPTPVPDNERGSIIRASFIARHFS, encoded by the exons atgagtGATAGTGACTTATATAGTGACTTTGAAGAGTTTATGGATTATGTTTATGATAATCCTTACGATTATCCGGCGCGGAAATATATCAGAGACGCTCAAAACCCTTTGGAATGTTACGACgaagaacaatttcaaaaacgctttcgaTTTAGGAAAGATACCGTTGTTCATATGATATTGCCACTGATTGGATTGCAATCAAATGTAACCAACAAAGGGTTACCTTTACCACCCATATTGCAACTACTCATAGCGTTAAGATTTTATGCTACAGGAAACTTCCAG ATTGTTTGCGGAGACCTGCATAAGATCAGTCAGCCAGTTGTATCTAAAATCGTGGCTAAGCTATCGAAAATATTAGCAATGAAAGTAGTTGAGTTTATCAAGTTCCCTGGAGCACACGAGAGAGCCAACGTGAAGAGAGCATTTTACCAACGTGCTCAATTCCCAGGGGTAATCGGGTGCATTGACTGCACTCACGTACCAATTAAAAATCCGAGTCGGGAAAATGGAGAACTTTTCAGAAATAGAAAAGGTGAGTTCTCTATAAATGTACAACTAATATGCGGGCCACAAATGTTGATTTACGACATTGTGGCGAGGTGGCCAGGATCTGCCCATGATTCCCGCATATTCAGCAACAGCCGTTGTAGTATGCGCTTTGAAGAAGGGGATTTAGTAGGTGCTGGCATACTTTTAGGGGACAGTGGATATGCACAGTCGTCTTACACGTATACTCCCGTGCTAAATCCACAAACACCAGATCAGGAGCGCTACAACAGATCCCATATCAGTACTAGAAATATTATAGAAAGGCTGAATGGTGTCCTGAAAAGAAGATTTGCTTGTTTAAGCAGGAAGCttcagaacaaaataaaaaatgtccctaacatcATCGTGGCATGTGCTGTATTGCACAATATCAGTGTTAACACTAACCAAGAAATGCCAGAACCCTTGAGGTCAAGGATAGACCCACCAACACCTGTTCCAGACAATGAACGAGGTAGTATTATAAGAGCTAGTTTTATCGCAAGACATTttagttaa